The following proteins are co-located in the Rippkaea orientalis PCC 8801 genome:
- the leuD gene encoding 3-isopropylmalate dehydratase small subunit, which yields MSQVQTISGSGIPLIGDDIDTDRIIPARFLRCVTFDGLGEQVFADDRAQLKGQHPFDQPQYQGAKILVVNANFGCGSSREHAPQAIIRWGIQAIVGESFAEIFLGNCIANGVPCVTAQPEAIKELQALVQGNPQQEITLDLATLTIHCGEWVAPITIGEGSRQMLLRGTWDSCGQLIQNIDQIRQTASKLTYLSWSA from the coding sequence ATGAGCCAAGTACAAACGATTTCAGGATCAGGTATTCCCTTGATAGGGGATGATATTGATACCGATCGCATCATTCCCGCGCGGTTTTTACGCTGTGTCACCTTCGACGGGTTAGGGGAACAGGTTTTTGCTGATGATCGTGCCCAATTAAAAGGACAACACCCCTTTGATCAACCCCAATACCAGGGAGCCAAAATCTTAGTTGTTAACGCTAATTTTGGCTGTGGTTCATCGCGGGAGCACGCGCCTCAAGCCATTATACGGTGGGGGATTCAAGCCATTGTCGGGGAAAGTTTTGCCGAAATCTTTTTGGGAAATTGTATCGCCAATGGGGTTCCCTGTGTGACAGCCCAACCCGAAGCGATTAAGGAATTACAAGCTTTAGTCCAAGGGAATCCTCAACAAGAGATTACCCTAGATTTAGCCACCCTAACCATCCATTGTGGTGAGTGGGTCGCTCCGATTACCATCGGAGAAGGATCACGACAAATGTTGCTCAGGGGAACGTGGGATAGCTGCGGACAACTGATCCAAAATATCGACCAAATTCGCCAAACAGCCAGTAAATTAACCTATCTGTCATGGAGTGCTTAG
- a CDS encoding ABC exporter membrane fusion protein produces MGQAAESKPPLFPPLGKQWAIAVSVLGLLALGTTGIYVLKLSSREPSAPSVPTQVSPPKIQGVSALGRLEPLGEVINVAPPPNQGGAKVSQLLVQEGTSVKKGQIIAILDNVDQKKAEVDVAQKAVNLAQANLAIIEAGAKSGEIQAQAAIIKQLEAELSGEIATNQVTIARLEMELAGEKQQQTATINRLEAELKDAQREEQRYELLAQDGVISAEDLEKRQLGLDKAQESLTEAQEKLKKTINILSQQITEEKAKSTTKINSLRRQIQEAKATLSRIAEVRPVDVQKAQAEVDQAVAQLKESQEDLDLAYVKAPGDGQIIKIHSYPGEKVDDSNGIVELGETQQMMVIAEVYESDINKVKIGQKANIKSENNTFSEELQGTVQEIGRQIGKKDVLDTDPAANVDVRVIEVKILLDPTSSQRVSNLTYAKVVAQILL; encoded by the coding sequence ATGGGACAAGCAGCCGAGTCAAAACCCCCTCTGTTTCCCCCCTTGGGAAAACAATGGGCGATCGCCGTTTCTGTGTTAGGATTACTCGCTTTAGGAACCACAGGGATTTATGTGCTGAAATTAAGTTCTCGTGAGCCGTCAGCCCCTTCTGTTCCTACTCAGGTATCCCCCCCCAAGATCCAAGGGGTATCCGCTCTAGGACGGCTAGAACCCTTGGGAGAAGTGATTAATGTTGCGCCACCGCCGAACCAAGGGGGAGCCAAAGTCAGTCAGCTTTTAGTTCAGGAAGGAACGTCCGTTAAAAAAGGTCAAATTATTGCCATTTTAGACAATGTTGACCAGAAAAAAGCCGAGGTAGACGTTGCCCAAAAAGCCGTTAATTTAGCGCAAGCCAATTTAGCTATTATTGAAGCGGGGGCAAAAAGCGGGGAAATTCAGGCTCAAGCAGCTATTATTAAACAATTAGAAGCGGAATTAAGCGGTGAAATAGCAACCAATCAAGTCACCATTGCGCGGTTAGAGATGGAATTAGCGGGAGAAAAACAGCAACAAACCGCTACAATTAACCGCTTAGAAGCGGAATTAAAAGATGCTCAACGGGAAGAACAACGCTATGAATTATTAGCCCAAGATGGGGTGATTTCTGCTGAAGATTTAGAAAAGCGTCAATTAGGGTTAGATAAAGCCCAAGAAAGCTTAACAGAAGCGCAAGAAAAGTTGAAGAAAACCATTAATATTCTAAGCCAACAAATCACAGAAGAAAAGGCTAAATCAACGACAAAAATTAATAGCTTGAGGCGACAAATTCAAGAAGCAAAAGCGACGCTAAGTCGTATTGCAGAAGTTCGTCCTGTTGATGTGCAAAAAGCGCAAGCAGAAGTCGATCAAGCCGTGGCTCAATTAAAGGAATCCCAAGAAGATTTAGATCTCGCTTATGTTAAGGCTCCTGGGGATGGACAAATTATCAAAATTCATAGTTATCCAGGGGAAAAAGTGGATGATAGCAATGGTATTGTTGAATTGGGAGAAACTCAGCAAATGATGGTGATTGCTGAAGTGTACGAAAGTGATATTAACAAAGTTAAAATAGGGCAAAAAGCAAACATTAAAAGTGAGAATAATACTTTCTCAGAAGAACTACAAGGAACGGTTCAAGAAATTGGGCGACAAATTGGCAAAAAAGATGTTTTAGATACCGATCCTGCTGCCAATGTTGACGTTAGGGTTATTGAAGTAAAAATCTTATTAGATCCAACATCAAGTCAACGAGTTTCTAATTTAACCTACGCCAAAGTTGTTGCACAAATTTTGTTATAA
- a CDS encoding chemotaxis response regulator protein-glutamate methylesterase has product MRIAIVNDMMMAVAALQRVVTSVPDYEIAWIAHNGSQAIAHCATDTPDLILMDIIMPEIDGVEATHIIMEHSPCAILIVTASIKSNSSKIFEAMGYGALDVVSTPVLGRLGDPEAAAILLDKIATIGVLIGQRKSKSVHKDLLKSANSRGKSKLSTPPSALPPLVVIGVSTGGPKALAVLLGALPSSFPAAIVIIQHVDAQFAPGLATWLNKQTSLPVRLAMEGDSLKSGTVLLAGTNDHLVLRPNLTLKYTEKPQDYPYRPSVDVFCQSVADYWSRKGTAVLLTGMGRDGALGLKELRSKGWHTIAQDKQSCVVYGMPKAAVEMDSAVEILPLSDIAPALIKRVTPTS; this is encoded by the coding sequence ATGAGGATTGCAATTGTCAATGATATGATGATGGCAGTGGCAGCATTACAGCGCGTGGTCACTTCCGTTCCTGATTATGAAATCGCCTGGATTGCCCACAATGGTAGTCAAGCGATCGCCCATTGTGCCACGGATACCCCTGATCTCATTCTGATGGATATTATCATGCCAGAGATCGATGGGGTAGAAGCGACTCACATCATCATGGAACATTCTCCCTGTGCCATTCTGATTGTCACAGCCAGCATCAAAAGCAATTCCTCGAAAATTTTTGAAGCCATGGGCTACGGGGCTTTAGATGTCGTTAGCACACCCGTATTAGGACGGTTGGGTGATCCTGAAGCAGCAGCCATTTTACTCGATAAAATTGCCACCATTGGGGTCTTAATTGGACAACGCAAATCTAAGTCAGTTCATAAAGATCTTCTAAAATCCGCCAATAGTCGGGGAAAAAGCAAACTTTCAACCCCTCCTTCAGCCCTACCTCCCTTAGTGGTGATTGGAGTCTCAACAGGCGGTCCTAAAGCCCTAGCAGTTCTCTTGGGAGCTCTGCCAAGCAGTTTTCCAGCAGCGATCGTCATTATTCAGCACGTCGATGCGCAATTTGCTCCCGGTTTAGCCACTTGGCTCAACAAACAAACCTCCTTACCCGTTCGTCTGGCGATGGAAGGGGATTCACTGAAAAGCGGAACCGTTTTACTAGCCGGTACGAATGATCACTTAGTCTTGCGTCCCAATTTAACGCTAAAATATACAGAGAAGCCTCAAGATTACCCCTATCGTCCATCGGTAGATGTTTTTTGCCAAAGTGTGGCTGACTATTGGAGTCGAAAAGGAACTGCCGTACTACTTACGGGCATGGGAAGAGATGGGGCTTTAGGGTTGAAGGAGTTACGGTCTAAAGGATGGCACACCATCGCCCAAGATAAGCAAAGCTGTGTGGTTTATGGAATGCCCAAAGCTGCTGTTGAGATGGATTCTGCCGTTGAAATTTTACCTTTATCTGACATTGCCCCGGCTCTGATTAAAAGAGTCACCCCAACATCTTAA
- a CDS encoding slr1659 superfamily regulator yields MEVQGENYQVTFDSDSATVTFAGSLRLGGMEEYQPIVEVLNHVSEQDYEAVILDVKKLEFLNSSGISMLSKFVINVRKKNTTSILVKGAKEFAWQEKSLKNLQRLMPNLNLEME; encoded by the coding sequence ATGGAAGTTCAAGGAGAAAACTATCAAGTTACCTTTGATTCCGATAGCGCAACAGTTACTTTTGCCGGCTCTCTTAGATTGGGAGGAATGGAAGAGTACCAACCTATTGTTGAAGTTTTAAATCATGTTAGTGAACAAGATTATGAGGCAGTTATTCTTGATGTCAAAAAACTAGAATTTCTCAACAGTTCTGGCATTAGTATGTTATCTAAATTTGTCATTAATGTTCGCAAGAAAAATACGACCAGTATCTTGGTCAAAGGGGCGAAAGAGTTTGCTTGGCAAGAAAAATCCTTGAAAAACCTTCAAAGATTAATGCCTAATTTGAACCTAGAAATGGAATAG
- the ftsY gene encoding signal recognition particle-docking protein FtsY, whose amino-acid sequence MFNWFRRKAETPAQPQTEEPLSEQQGTQPEATEPPTSEEAPPNTQEDYLNWAKSAYKNLQQRKEDSQPEKTPESVETETELTQEQTTESQPTLTSRAIEAENPPEEPIITPVTATIESTEPLAVETAEEPITAAPETVPAWMQKSDRLEILKETAIETEEEPELAFDEEFVWSAKVLAAQGRTPENISAEEINWLKRLRQGLGKTRRGLVNQLKAIVGQGPLNQDAVMEIEALLLQADVGLEATDYIINKLQNKLREESLPSEQAIEYLKEILREILDRPLQQVKNPGFAPEKDTLNIWLMTGVNGAGKTTTIGKLAHLSQKSGYSCMIAAADTFRAAAVEQVKVWGERTNTPVIANPGKNTDPAAVVFDGIAAAQSRQTELLLVDTAGRLQNKKNLMEELSKIRRIIDKKAPDAQVEALLVLDATLGQNGLRQAEVFSESAKLSGVVLTKLDGTAKGGVALAIAQQLNLPIRFIGAGEGIEDLRPFSSYEFVEALLNG is encoded by the coding sequence ATGTTTAATTGGTTTCGCCGTAAAGCGGAAACACCTGCTCAACCCCAAACAGAAGAACCCTTATCAGAACAGCAAGGGACTCAACCTGAAGCAACAGAACCCCCAACTTCCGAGGAAGCTCCCCCAAATACCCAAGAAGATTATCTCAATTGGGCGAAATCTGCCTACAAAAACCTTCAGCAACGCAAAGAAGACTCTCAACCGGAAAAGACACCAGAAAGCGTCGAAACGGAAACAGAATTAACCCAAGAACAGACAACAGAAAGTCAGCCAACCCTAACGTCGAGGGCAATAGAAGCCGAAAACCCGCCAGAAGAACCGATTATCACCCCTGTAACTGCGACTATTGAATCAACGGAACCCTTAGCGGTAGAAACCGCCGAAGAACCGATAACGGCTGCTCCAGAAACTGTCCCCGCTTGGATGCAAAAATCCGATCGCCTGGAAATTCTCAAAGAAACCGCGATCGAGACCGAAGAAGAACCCGAATTAGCCTTTGATGAGGAATTTGTCTGGTCAGCTAAGGTACTCGCTGCTCAAGGGCGTACCCCAGAGAACATTTCTGCCGAAGAAATTAACTGGCTCAAACGGCTGCGTCAAGGACTAGGGAAAACCCGTCGCGGTTTAGTCAACCAACTCAAAGCCATTGTTGGTCAAGGTCCGCTCAATCAAGATGCGGTGATGGAAATTGAAGCCTTATTGCTTCAGGCTGATGTAGGGTTAGAAGCAACCGATTATATTATCAATAAACTGCAAAATAAACTCAGAGAAGAATCTTTGCCCTCAGAACAGGCGATCGAGTATCTTAAAGAGATTTTACGCGAAATTCTCGATCGCCCGCTACAACAGGTAAAAAATCCAGGGTTTGCCCCCGAAAAAGACACCCTGAATATCTGGTTAATGACAGGGGTTAATGGGGCAGGAAAAACCACTACCATTGGAAAATTAGCTCATTTATCTCAAAAATCGGGTTATAGCTGTATGATTGCGGCGGCGGATACTTTCCGCGCGGCGGCGGTGGAACAGGTGAAAGTCTGGGGAGAACGGACGAACACCCCCGTGATCGCTAACCCAGGTAAAAATACCGATCCGGCGGCGGTGGTTTTTGATGGCATTGCGGCGGCACAATCGCGTCAAACGGAATTATTATTAGTGGATACGGCGGGGCGGTTGCAGAATAAGAAGAATTTAATGGAGGAATTATCCAAAATTCGACGCATTATCGACAAAAAAGCCCCTGATGCCCAGGTTGAGGCCTTATTGGTTCTCGATGCTACTTTAGGACAAAATGGACTGCGCCAAGCGGAGGTATTTTCCGAGTCGGCTAAATTAAGTGGGGTAGTCTTAACCAAATTAGATGGAACGGCTAAAGGAGGGGTAGCCTTGGCCATTGCTCAACAACTTAATTTACCCATTCGCTTTATTGGGGCAGGGGAAGGCATTGAAGATTTACGGCCGTTTTCGAGTTATGAATTTGTCGAGGCGTTATTAAATGGATAA
- a CDS encoding DUF6272 family protein: MKTSEIYGDFDDNLPDNDQFLVISFSPSSIPLKQRWRNNGLSADFMADYLTTFFPIDENDVKTIARQKELKAGVSYIANELLENAMKFHDDRTEDPIRFGIRLLEDTVVLFSSNCVSLETWLKFQPIVNDLITCDLEELYVTQLEKLAEDDESRASGLGLITIMNDYGATLGWKIDKTQEKDDLITINTMAQLKI, from the coding sequence ATGAAAACCTCTGAGATTTATGGAGATTTTGACGATAATCTACCCGATAACGATCAGTTTTTAGTGATTAGTTTTTCGCCTTCTTCAATTCCCTTAAAACAGCGATGGCGCAATAATGGTTTATCAGCAGATTTTATGGCCGATTATCTAACTACCTTTTTTCCCATTGATGAAAATGATGTTAAGACCATCGCTCGTCAAAAGGAACTCAAAGCGGGGGTGAGTTATATTGCCAATGAACTGCTAGAAAATGCTATGAAGTTTCACGATGACAGAACCGAAGACCCGATCAGATTTGGCATCCGTCTCCTAGAAGATACGGTGGTGTTGTTTTCCTCTAATTGTGTCTCTCTAGAGACGTGGTTAAAGTTTCAGCCGATTGTTAACGATTTGATTACTTGCGATCTCGAAGAATTGTATGTTACTCAACTCGAAAAACTGGCCGAAGATGACGAAAGCAGAGCGTCTGGGTTAGGATTGATTACCATTATGAATGACTACGGGGCTACCCTAGGCTGGAAAATTGATAAAACCCAAGAAAAAGATGATTTAATAACCATCAATACCATGGCACAACTGAAGATTTAA
- a CDS encoding PP2C family protein-serine/threonine phosphatase → MTDSPINVLLIDDQPMIGEAIRRMLGTEPDIIFNYCRDPTQAIKRALEVKPTVILQDLVMPDIEGLTLVRFLRAKDAPTHEIPLIVLSSKEDPQIKAKAFNLGANDYLVKLPDKAELIARIRYHSTAYINLLKRKEAEERLKEENLRLSAEIEITRKLQQMILPKEEELKQIEGLDIAGYMEPATDVGGDYYDVLHHNGRVKIGIGDVTGHGLESGVLMIMVQTAIRTLMSRNETDPLKFLAVVNRTIYENVKRINSDKNLTLSLLDYENNCLRLSGQHESIIVVRSGGKIEIIDTIDLGFPVGLEEDISEFLGQTEIYLNPGDGVVLYTDGITEAENPQGELYELDRLCQVISKNWEQSAQEIKEAVIEDVQQHIDTQTVYDDITLLVIKQK, encoded by the coding sequence ATGACCGACTCTCCTATCAACGTTCTCCTCATAGACGATCAACCGATGATCGGCGAAGCCATTCGCCGGATGTTAGGGACAGAGCCTGATATTATCTTTAACTACTGTCGTGATCCGACTCAAGCCATTAAGCGAGCGTTGGAAGTCAAGCCGACGGTTATTTTACAAGACTTAGTGATGCCAGACATAGAAGGACTGACCCTGGTGAGGTTTCTGCGGGCTAAAGATGCCCCTACCCATGAAATTCCCCTAATCGTCCTTTCTAGCAAAGAAGATCCCCAAATTAAAGCTAAAGCCTTTAATTTAGGAGCCAATGACTACTTAGTCAAGTTACCCGACAAAGCGGAACTGATCGCTAGGATTCGCTACCATTCGACGGCCTACATTAACCTTCTCAAACGGAAAGAAGCCGAAGAACGGCTCAAAGAAGAAAACCTGCGTCTGAGTGCAGAAATCGAAATCACTCGCAAACTGCAACAGATGATTCTACCCAAAGAAGAGGAACTCAAACAAATTGAGGGGTTAGATATCGCCGGCTATATGGAACCCGCAACGGACGTAGGAGGAGACTATTACGACGTTTTACACCATAACGGACGGGTAAAAATTGGGATCGGGGACGTAACCGGCCATGGCTTAGAAAGCGGCGTATTAATGATTATGGTTCAGACAGCCATCCGAACCTTAATGTCCCGGAATGAAACCGATCCCCTGAAATTTCTAGCAGTGGTTAACCGCACTATCTATGAAAACGTCAAACGGATCAATTCAGATAAAAACCTGACCCTCTCCCTACTCGATTATGAAAACAATTGTTTGCGCCTAAGTGGGCAACATGAATCGATTATCGTGGTTCGCTCAGGAGGTAAGATAGAAATTATTGATACCATTGATTTAGGGTTTCCCGTCGGTTTAGAAGAGGATATTTCCGAGTTTTTAGGGCAAACAGAGATCTACTTAAACCCTGGAGATGGAGTTGTTCTCTATACCGACGGCATTACCGAAGCCGAAAACCCCCAAGGGGAACTCTATGAGCTCGATCGCCTCTGTCAAGTAATTAGCAAAAACTGGGAGCAATCAGCCCAAGAAATTAAAGAGGCAGTCATCGAAGATGTCCAGCAACATATCGATACCCAAACTGTCTATGATGACATCACCCTATTGGTGATTAAACAAAAATGA
- a CDS encoding Npun_R2821/Npun_R2822 family protein, whose protein sequence is MLQGIYTLANDLVYDQLVALLNSIEVNVGKDFPVCVIPYDDRLEKVKNEIKKRKNVELLDNQTIIERWEDFARKIWNTHPFVRQKWDSEGIEDVYRLGMHRRFCAFDEESPFDEFIYFDGDVLVLNSLDYIFEQLKHNDFVVYDFQYKDPSHVFNVKSERLTQVFSQERIGKEIFCAGFYCSKKGLFSAEKRNWFIEQLQAGEAEILYPNGPDQSILNYLVMKGGISAYNFALNLSPDQKTGCSVTSPHFELRDNLLYDKGQLLTYLHYIGVPLSAFNRLCAGENLGIAYREIFLHYRYLYEPENRPSFRGKPQPYDPQPSLTQKVLNKLSQVFKIETKSS, encoded by the coding sequence ATGCTTCAAGGAATTTATACTCTAGCGAATGATCTTGTCTACGATCAACTGGTGGCTTTACTCAACAGTATAGAAGTTAATGTTGGGAAAGATTTTCCCGTGTGTGTCATTCCCTATGATGATCGGTTAGAAAAAGTTAAAAATGAAATAAAAAAGCGCAAAAATGTTGAACTTTTAGACAATCAAACGATTATTGAACGGTGGGAAGACTTTGCGCGGAAAATTTGGAATACTCACCCGTTTGTTCGTCAAAAATGGGATAGTGAAGGAATTGAAGACGTTTATCGCTTAGGGATGCACCGACGTTTTTGTGCTTTTGATGAGGAGAGTCCGTTTGATGAGTTTATTTATTTTGATGGCGATGTTTTAGTGCTTAATTCCTTAGACTATATTTTTGAGCAATTAAAACACAATGACTTCGTTGTTTACGACTTTCAGTATAAAGATCCGAGTCATGTTTTTAATGTTAAATCAGAGCGATTAACTCAAGTTTTTTCTCAAGAAAGAATCGGTAAAGAAATTTTTTGTGCGGGTTTCTATTGCTCTAAAAAAGGACTCTTTTCTGCTGAAAAAAGAAATTGGTTTATTGAACAACTTCAAGCAGGAGAAGCTGAAATTCTCTATCCTAATGGACCCGATCAATCTATTTTAAATTACTTGGTGATGAAAGGGGGGATTTCTGCCTATAATTTTGCCTTAAACTTGTCTCCAGACCAAAAAACAGGGTGTTCAGTAACTTCTCCTCATTTTGAGTTACGAGACAATTTGCTCTATGATAAAGGGCAACTGCTAACCTATCTTCATTATATTGGGGTTCCTTTATCGGCTTTTAATCGACTTTGTGCCGGAGAAAATTTAGGAATTGCTTATCGTGAAATCTTCTTACATTATCGCTATTTGTATGAACCCGAAAACCGTCCTAGTTTTAGAGGAAAACCTCAACCCTATGATCCGCAACCAAGTTTAACTCAAAAAGTTTTGAATAAACTGAGTCAAGTTTTTAAAATTGAAACAAAATCGTCATAA
- a CDS encoding HAMP domain-containing protein, producing the protein MIENQVSTEQLSLEIEALQKRIEELENDKEDLEILVETITEHSTDLENEIYEKNQIMLKYLEQVKLVTQAAAAVEAESFEIDSLNPVSERNDELGQLARVFQNMANQVKIREKKLRQQVQELQIKIDRKKQSEQVAEIIQTDSFQNLKQKLQEMKKQKKKSPS; encoded by the coding sequence ATGATTGAAAATCAAGTGTCTACGGAACAACTATCTTTAGAAATCGAAGCTCTTCAAAAACGGATTGAAGAGCTAGAAAATGATAAAGAAGATTTAGAAATATTGGTTGAAACGATTACTGAACATTCCACCGATCTCGAAAATGAAATTTATGAAAAGAATCAGATCATGCTAAAGTATTTAGAGCAGGTGAAATTGGTCACTCAAGCAGCAGCAGCAGTAGAAGCAGAAAGTTTTGAGATCGATAGTCTTAATCCAGTTTCAGAGAGAAATGATGAGTTAGGTCAACTAGCTCGTGTTTTCCAAAATATGGCGAATCAAGTTAAAATAAGGGAAAAGAAATTACGGCAACAGGTTCAGGAATTACAAATCAAAATCGATAGAAAAAAACAGTCTGAGCAAGTGGCTGAAATTATTCAAACGGATTCCTTTCAAAACTTAAAACAAAAATTACAAGAGATGAAAAAACAAAAGAAAAAAAGTCCTTCTTGA
- a CDS encoding pentapeptide repeat-containing protein — protein sequence MDAQELIWLYGQGQRDFSRQDLQSEDIIQAILTEANLSRTALDWANLSGTDLSRANLNRADLIHAKLISAKLVGVDLTGADLSHADLSWVNLEGSTLISANLSNANLRQTNLTNADLRSANLSGANLSGANLSGAKLSRADLSEADLSGVDLSGANLSRADLSEADLMEVDLSYSNLYKADLSESKLRNSDLEEAFLQGANFSRANLKGADLSRAVLRENTLSLLTLSEFNVQSVNLSNEIDLSSANLRGCNLRGAILRHANLGYGLLHKTNLIDAILREANMIDASLRGGDLRGAKFRNSNINAINLMEAIMPDGSIHP from the coding sequence ATGGACGCGCAGGAACTAATCTGGCTATATGGCCAGGGTCAACGGGACTTTAGTCGGCAAGATCTCCAAAGCGAAGATATTATTCAAGCTATCCTCACGGAAGCGAATTTAAGTCGTACTGCCTTAGATTGGGCTAACTTAAGTGGAACGGATTTAAGTCGTGCGAACCTCAATCGGGCTGATTTAATCCACGCTAAACTCATTAGTGCCAAATTAGTTGGAGTCGATTTAACGGGGGCTGATCTCAGTCATGCTGATCTCAGTTGGGTGAATCTCGAAGGCTCAACCCTGATCAGTGCTAATTTAAGCAATGCCAATCTTCGACAAACCAATCTCACCAATGCTGACTTGAGAAGTGCCAACCTCAGTGGAGCTAACCTCAGTGGAGCTAACCTCAGTGGAGCAAAACTGAGTCGCGCCGATCTCAGTGAAGCCGATCTTAGTGGGGTTGATCTCAGTGGGGCAAATTTGAGCCGCGCCGATCTCAGCGAAGCGGATCTGATGGAAGTGGATTTAAGTTACAGCAACCTTTATAAAGCCGATCTCAGCGAAAGTAAACTCCGTAACAGCGATCTAGAAGAGGCATTTCTCCAAGGAGCCAATTTTAGCCGTGCTAATTTGAAAGGAGCCGATCTCTCCAGGGCAGTTTTAAGGGAAAATACCCTGAGCCTGCTGACCTTATCGGAGTTTAATGTTCAAAGTGTTAATCTCTCTAATGAAATTGACTTAAGTTCAGCTAATCTGCGAGGATGTAACCTGAGAGGGGCTATTTTGCGTCATGCCAATTTAGGGTATGGGTTGCTCCACAAAACCAATTTGATTGATGCGATCCTACGGGAAGCTAATATGATTGATGCTTCGTTACGCGGAGGAGATTTGCGGGGAGCTAAATTCCGCAATAGTAATATTAATGCTATTAATTTAATGGAAGCGATTATGCCTGACGGCAGTATTCATCCCTAA
- a CDS encoding class I SAM-dependent methyltransferase: MDNYKDYKHQVTEFFNQRQNNYDTDYSYRRGLRLVQLTPIEKGQKILDIATGTGIAAIEAAIKLDKTGQIIGVDFSPGMLTTAQRKIDKAQLKNIELIQADIDELSFPEESFDVILCSSALPWFTDIPKSLMKWHSWLKTGGIMSFSCYSETAFLTPIIVRVCGNIYNIDLPNWNEPLGTPQKCHQVLEKAGFKQIKITTEQFGAYLNLEEAKDWWKGESTWINPRGNPLQLLSDKQLQTLKKAYDKEIEALATVKGVWQDITTFFVIARKSTPIGVNG, encoded by the coding sequence ATGGATAATTATAAAGATTATAAACATCAGGTTACTGAGTTTTTTAATCAGCGTCAAAATAACTATGATACCGATTACAGTTACCGTCGAGGACTAAGGCTAGTTCAATTAACCCCCATCGAAAAAGGACAAAAAATCTTAGATATTGCTACGGGAACAGGAATTGCAGCGATCGAAGCAGCGATAAAACTCGATAAAACTGGTCAAATTATTGGGGTGGACTTTTCCCCTGGAATGTTAACAACTGCCCAGAGAAAAATTGACAAGGCACAATTAAAAAATATTGAGTTAATCCAAGCGGATATTGACGAGTTGTCCTTTCCTGAAGAAAGTTTTGATGTTATTTTATGTTCCTCCGCGTTGCCTTGGTTTACTGATATTCCAAAAAGCTTAATGAAATGGCATTCCTGGTTAAAAACCGGAGGAATTATGTCCTTTTCTTGTTATTCAGAAACCGCCTTTTTAACACCAATTATTGTTAGAGTATGTGGTAATATTTACAATATCGATCTACCGAATTGGAACGAACCCTTGGGAACCCCGCAAAAATGCCATCAAGTATTAGAAAAAGCGGGATTTAAACAGATCAAAATTACCACTGAACAATTCGGGGCTTATCTTAACTTAGAAGAAGCTAAAGATTGGTGGAAAGGAGAGTCAACTTGGATTAACCCTAGAGGAAATCCTCTACAATTGTTATCAGACAAACAACTCCAAACCTTAAAAAAAGCGTATGATAAAGAGATTGAAGCCTTAGCCACTGTCAAAGGTGTTTGGCAAGATATTACAACTTTTTTTGTCATCGCCCGTAAGTCAACCCCCATAGGAGTCAATGGATGA